ttcttactagGACTATGCACATTatcagcatttctgctgttaaAATACGTGTCTGCCTACTTCTACCTTAATGCATCAGCACATGAGCTTTCTGGGGTAGGTAAAACACAGTctgtaacttcatttttttcttatttgtgttttaaaggcctgtaattttatttccaaaaagcagaatctattaattattaaattgcttttttcttcctttgcatgtgcaatattttttaaatgaattaaaaatctaaagaaaaggCTATAGTTCTAAATTTATATCTACTACATTTATATCTACTACTGCATCTAAACAAAAGTAAATCTCGTAGTCAAGTGAATATCCACCTGAAGAGCAGTAAGACATAAGAATTGAAATTACATTGTTGTTTTGTCCTCTTCAAGAGTCCATGTTTAGCAGGCAATATTTTAGCCCTGTatctacacatttttaaatatttatcctAAAGTGAATTTTGCTTGTGTTATTCCCAATGACCTTTACCATCataaagaaaccattttttgtttgttcgttttaaCAAAATAGACTTACCTCTTAAAATAACCTTATTTGTTTATGTTTGCAGCTTCTGGGTTGCTTATTACTGGGGCAGCAGTCGGTGCAGCCAGGAGTGGATACAAATTTTGAGGGCTGTCTTCCTCTTTAAGCTCTGTTGTCCCTCACTCCTGAATCTTAAATGCCAAGAAAGGGCAGAGTCCACCTAAACTGAATGCACATTTTTGGACTTCACTGATCCATGAGCAAATTAAACTTTGTTTCCTCTCTGTTAGTAGAAGTTTATGTTTTCCGCTGGTTGAGACCAGACCgaactttttttccatgtaacaTAATTTCTGTAGATATTCACAATGGCTCCAATTTTTTTATAATTGCATTATTGTTAGTTGGTGAGTCAGCACTTTGTGGGGAAGTATagtcttctgcttccttctgggTGCACTGCATTGCCGAAGAACTGCATGCTCCATTTTTCCAAGCTCTGCAGATGTACAAAATGACCTGTCTTTGCTCACAAAGGAACTTTCTGATCTGTTCAAAGCCTCCACTGGAGCAGGTAGTTACTTTGGAGCTGCCATGCCTAATGAATACcatgacaaatatttatttgaacagTGTTGTGTGAGAACAAAGTAATCCATTGCTTCTCCAAAACTTGGCCTTCTGCATCCTCACGTTGTGTAGCTGTTTGATTCTCTCCTTGTCAAGCATGTCTCCTTCACTTGATGTAGGTGGAAAGCTGGGTGTCCCTTTTGGGAAGACAGAGAGCATGTTGGGCTGTATCTTGGGAAGCACCTGAGTTTTAGGCACATCAACTGCCCCATCAGTTGGTATTGTTGACTGACATAAGTGTCAAAGTCTTTTTCCTGGCTGAAGACCAATGTCATTCTGTCACCTTCTCATTACGCATCCTGTGCAGTACCTGCCAGAAGACTCAGCCTCATATAGGTAAAAAGTCTGTCATGTTACACCCAACGTGCTGTGAAACCACGCGGCTGGTATGTCCTAACTTCCCAGTGCTCTCTTTTGCATCTCCAGGATTTCTTCTTTAATGTAGCTTTTGTGCAGAAAACTACTTGTAATAAATATAAAGCAGTTTAGCTATAATACTGTCATGCCTGTTTGATGTCAAGTTGTCAAGGAGAGTTAGGCCCCAAAAGTTTAGGttatatttttcaaaggttGATCTAATTTTGATTGTTTCAACTTCTGATACAAAAAGCCTGATTTTTAAGAACTGTTGAAGTGTCTCAGCTCCTACTGATTCTAAAAGCTAAAATTGTGCACTCAGCTAAAATTGGGCACTCAGGACTGGAGAGTTTGGATtcggtttgtttgtttgtttgtttgtttctgtttaagtGTCCTTGCATAAATAGCTGACTTCAAGCCAATTTCTAGTAACGGAACAGGACTCAAGTCTTTCAAGTTATTTCATCAGCAGTTAATCAGTACCTAATAGTGCCTTTTTTTGAGAAAGTCTTAACCTCTTTATTTTTAGGAAGTCTTTGATGTCCAAATTCAGCTCGAGTCTCTATTTCAGACTGTTAAAGAAACTCAATAATTTGTAAAACTGTGTCGAGAAGATTGGAAATAATACCAAAAAACGTTACAAATCTCTTGTGTAAAATGgtaatacagctttttttttcctttgtggcACATGAGATCCAGAGAGGTGGAACAAAATTTAAGGGAGACAAAATGCAATTTCCATATGAGAAGATTAAAGGTGGTGAGATGTTTCAGTTTCTAAAGGAgaagtttaagaaaaagtacaaaatcaGTATAGGCAGTTAATTAACAATATACTTGAATTTACCAAGCTTTGTGTTCATCTGATTAACTCAACTTTAGAATCAGATTAATTCTATTAATGTTAATTTTAGAAGGTTTATATTGGAAATTTAAAGACCCATCTAGCAGTATTTAGAATTAGATCATATCCACTATATTAGGTGGCAAGCCACGAACGTTTACTGGTACCAGTTTGTTTTCTAGCACTAtattgaatttttctttcagtgtcttCTCAACCTCTTCGTCTGTAAGAGTTGTGATCTGCAGGAGGTCCGTGTCCTCCATGTAGTTGTACTTCATCTCAGTGAAGGTCCACCCGACTAAGGCATAAATCCCTTCAGTGGTCTGGAGGGTGCAGATTGACTTCTTCCGAAGTATGTTATCCGGAGACACTTGTAGGTATGTGTTTAGCTCCTGGAAGTCATCTATATGGCGTGGCTTAAGAGtgaatgaatatatttttctgatattgCCCATTTCTGTTGTATTAGTGGTAGGGACGCTTTGCTCAGAAATATAATGCTTCCTTTTGACTTTCTCAAAGTACCAGATGCCGTTGTCTTCCCTGAAGCAGAAGATGCCAGGGATCTGGGGTTGATCCTTCCCAGAAATCAGCATCACTGGCTGCCATGCCTGATAGGCACCACCAAAGCCAGCATCTACAATGTAGGGGCTTCCCTTGATCTCCACCTTCAGCAGGATATGATTTATGTGAGCAGTGTATGCCTTCTCTGCTGGATCATAACTATTTCCTCCAAGAATACAAACATCATACCCTATTTCTTTCAAGGCCCAAAATAAAAGGTAGTTGCTTTCCAGGCACCATCCACCACGTTTCTTTCTCACAATCTTATTGTAAATAGATTGTAAATCCAGGTCAATGGTCTCCCCACAATGCATGCTGAGGTTTTCAAAAGGAATCGCCTGGATGTGATGCTGGAAGATGACTGTTAAGGTTTGCAAGTCTGCATCCTTATGGGAGCCATCGTAAGAAATTCTTGCGAAATACTCTTGAATGTTCATTTTGCCTGTGTGAGTAGGAAAACAGCCAGTTACTGTTGTGCAGCTCTCAAGGGGTTCGctcctattttatttctgcagcacaggTTAACCAGCCTGTAAATGTAGCTGAGGCCATTTCAGTGAAGATTTGAAAGAAACCTGTGCCTTTGGTAGGAGATCAAGCAGGTCTAACCTGCATTCTGTCATCTCTATTTCTTAAGAAAGAGGTGAGGATAGGAGCAGGTAACAGTAAAGCTTTATCTCTCAGATACTGTCTTCAACCCAGGTGGGTAACTTTGCTATAGGAAAACACAGACATGGCACATAATAATCTCTGGCCCCAGATGAGGGTCCGCGTGGCAAAAATTTTATAAAACTAGCAAACAACAGGTTTGCAAACAGCTGTTAGCCCAAATCAGCATAAAAGTcacaggttttttgttgttgttgtttttgtttttttttttcctgtttcttttataGTATCAGGCAAGCAATTCTTTATCACAGAAAATTTAACTGGAAATTTTTACATTCATGGTTTCAGCTAACTGGGATTAACTTCTCAGCATGTCAGCGTTTCAGCCAAGCTTACATGTGAAGTAggttgttgttttcttaatcTCTTTAGTTTCCCTGTGGAGTTCAGACAGTGCTTTGACCCTGGCTGTTGAAAGGAAGAGATTGTTAATTTTTCTAACCTATGGGTCAAGGGAATTGATAATTATTAAGAATGCCTTCAAGGCATATTCAGTGGCTTTTGGTTTCTTCTACTATCTCTTACAAATCAAAGACCTTAGCCTCAGCTCAAATTATTGTATGTATTTTGTGTCTTCATGTCGGTGatcccctttcttttccttagcaGAAAGAGACTGTCATTGGTACTGGCTGCATGGCCAAGATGCAAAAGGTTCCCTGTAACACTTCTAATCCACTGACTCATCTGGTATCTGCAAGgatttgttttgcctttaatttagatttaatttagctttttttttttttccatgcaaggagatatatatatattttttattattattatttttttattttttaaccaaaacGATTCACAATCTGCTAAGGACTGTATGAAGTTCCAAAAggtctgtggatttttttctccttgaaatcAGTCATGCATTCCCTGGGAGGATTTCCCAAAAATGTGTTGATGTAGATGATGCAGGAGCCACAACTATTCTCAGCTTTGGTCCACCTGCTCCCCTAGCAGTGACAGCAGCTCGATCCAGTGTCTGGGAGTGCAAGgagcttttgaaaatcccatcTCAGATATATAAGTGGAAATACCCTTGTCCAGGAAGGTAAGCACATCAGAAGACCTAATCTCTAGACTTTAACCCCAACTTTGATACCAGCAGCATAACTCACTTAACTTAGTTGTATTGCTGCTGATTTGTACTAGTACCAACAGTCAGAATGTGTGACACAGGAAAATATGCTAAAATTGAGTACTATCATAATAAGGGAATAAGAAATAaaccttttaatttcaaaaagacCCAGCAAAGCTACATGAAAAAGCAGTAATGTGATTTGATattgcagtttttgtttgcttttttcttctacccCTTTATAAGGACAAGGGTACTCATCTCTGGCAAGACCTCCTTGGAAACGCTGTTTGTAGAAAGCCATGCCCCCCTACAGACATGGACACACGTACATGTACACTACCAAGGCCATCCTGTGGTGCTCTGCcctgtttttctctctattcCCATATTCAGCCATTCTGCATAGCCAGATAGAAACATCTCTTTCTCACAATGGTGCCAAGCTTCACCTCTTTGCCCAGGAGGGGCCCAAGCGAGTCCCTTGCGAGCCTTGCGAGCCTGGTGGGTCTCATAAGcttgacattttcttttgggCAAGTGCCCATCCATCCGTGCTCCAGGCCAGCAGCAAAAGCCCTGGTACACTCCCTGTAGCTCATCTCCTGGGTCGGGGTCCCCAAGGGCCCTGGTGCAGGGACAGCACGGTGTATgagcagcccctctgccagccgtgggcacctccctgggcagtgTACACAGCAAAGCTTTGAGAAAATGGGTTTGGGGAAATGCATagcccgtgcctcagtttccccagcttGGAACCTCATCAATTTAATAGAGGTTGTGTAATAGAGATAGGCCTGTGGTTGCTGCCAAAACAGGCTCTGATCTCTATTAATACTGAAATA
This genomic stretch from Cygnus olor isolate bCygOlo1 chromosome 12, bCygOlo1.pri.v2, whole genome shotgun sequence harbors:
- the LOC121076591 gene encoding arylamine N-acetyltransferase, liver isozyme-like isoform X2, translated to MNIQEYFARISYDGSHKDADLQTLTVIFQHHIQAIPFENLSMHCGETIDLDLQSIYNKIVRKKRGGWCLESNYLLFWALKEIGYDVCILGGNSYDPAEKAYTAHINHILLKVEIKGSPYIVDAGFGGAYQAWQPVMLISGKDQPQIPGIFCFREDNGIWYFEKVKRKHYISEQSVPTTNTTEMGNIRKIYSFTLKPRHIDDFQELNTYLQVSPDNILRKKSICTLQTTEGIYALVGWTFTEMKYNYMEDTDLLQITTLTDEEVEKTLKEKFNIVLENKLVPVNVRGLPPNIVDMI
- the LOC121076591 gene encoding arylamine N-acetyltransferase, liver isozyme-like isoform X1, with the translated sequence MTKDKTICHPVPVLLEENPAPARQQKAAWIFKGSSAWCNCSWELWSKAAQKACGSWHRGKMNIQEYFARISYDGSHKDADLQTLTVIFQHHIQAIPFENLSMHCGETIDLDLQSIYNKIVRKKRGGWCLESNYLLFWALKEIGYDVCILGGNSYDPAEKAYTAHINHILLKVEIKGSPYIVDAGFGGAYQAWQPVMLISGKDQPQIPGIFCFREDNGIWYFEKVKRKHYISEQSVPTTNTTEMGNIRKIYSFTLKPRHIDDFQELNTYLQVSPDNILRKKSICTLQTTEGIYALVGWTFTEMKYNYMEDTDLLQITTLTDEEVEKTLKEKFNIVLENKLVPVNVRGLPPNIVDMI